The Ananas comosus cultivar F153 linkage group 20, ASM154086v1, whole genome shotgun sequence region AATGGCTATCTTCTCATGATATTATTTTCTAGAGTTTATCAAATCTGGGTATAATCTTGCAGATTTCTTAATGGCCTAGATAAGACTAAGGTCTTGGAGTCATCAAGGGGGATGGGGTTTTGCCCATAAAGGCCCTTCCTATAATAGAAATCCAACCTTTGTGATAGAAAATCCCTTAAAGAATGTTCAatatggtaaaaaaaatttgttaagttGACCAAATAGCACTTTTTATAGCTTTTATAGAGGAGTTTTAGCTTCAATCTCATCCTTATGGTGAGTACTGCTATGCATAGTGGTGAGTACTACTAGCTCTTAATGGGATCTAACATAGTAATTTTCGCAATATATGACTCGATACACATCCCCGAAGGAGGCCACTTATATGAGAGTATACATATATGGCCACGACTATGAGATGCAAACTATCTATAGAAACTCCTATAGAAAATCAAGTTACTATGCTTGTTCATTAATGCACAGACTCATGACAGGAAATTCTGTACTATGTGTATGGTAGCTGAAGTTAAGGTCAAATGGATATAGTTTAAGACCTGATTCACTCTTATTCTATCTAATAGAAGATGCTTACACTAAGTGAGGTTCAGTTTTTTAAAGACACCTTATCCATTGCATAATATAAACacctaataatttttattttttaaattttgattttaattcttatttaaaaaattttgagttttatgGGGGATTAttgtaaaaaattcaaaattgtgttaaaatttattttttatttttttacttattcaatatttattattatcgaTATATTGATTTAtcaatttacttatttatttatttacgaGAGAAAACCTAACTAGTATTTTTTTCGTGCCATTTCTTTGGCCTTATGTTAGAGAACGTGAAATCCAACAGGTTATTTTTTTCTCGTTCCTTTGCTTTCGCTTAATAGTAGAGAACGTAAGTTGAACATTTTCCAACGTTCGAGTCCCCATCTCTTTTTATCTCCTTTCCTATTATTACAGAGTAGAAcgataaaaaagaaatagaaatcaaaataattccCACTTCTCTCTGTTTTGTCCTTTTTGTACTCTTTCTATTTACTGGGTGTTGAAAGAATCTCCGTCAACCTCTACCACGATCGTGCTCACAAAAGAGGAATTCCGATTGTACCTTGTGGTGGTGTTCTCGATTAATCCCGCACAAAGCTATAAGGACAAGAATATGACTTAGATCCATTTTCGGTTTTGTGGAGAGTATGCATTAACTATGGCAAAAAAAAGCATGacagaataaaatatttgtttttgtaAGGATCGAAATTGTTGGAATGGGTTTGATGCACGAGGAAATAGTTTCTTGTTCAGGGGCATGCACTAGAAGAGTAATCGCCTTCCATCCATTAAGGTCGTCATCCGAAAAGAGTTGCTTTCCTTTACCTACCTTCTTAACCCCTTGAACTTGCTTGCCTGGTGGATGAGAAAGCTGAATTCGATCACCTTCCAAACCAAATTTTTTAGCAGAAAAGAGAACATCAAAGTCAAAAGGAAGGATAGCACCAAAGTGAGTGAAAGGCCTAATTTGCGAGGAGAGGAGCCGCGCGCCTGCCCCTTCCCAATTCTCCATTCTCTAACCGAAATCCTACAGTTAACAGGAATGCTTCTAGCTACGTTAGGCACAATTCAATGTGCTTCTACTTTCCACCGAGGAAAAGACTAAAAGACTTAAAAGACGCATGCAGTTTCTATCTGAATCAGCATGATGCAAAATTAAGTATCCAACCCTTTATTGTAAGAAAAAAAGCAGAAAGAACAAGCCCTAGTCATAACAAGCATACGAAAAGGGGACCCTATTCTTAGTAcattaatttgttattttaaacCTTGGGTTAAGACCAATTCTTCTAGCTCAAAAGGCTTTGGTGTGCTTTCTACGACCTTCCATCCGATCATCTTTTATCCTAAATGTCTGTCTGTGAGTCTGATCTATCTTTACTCACGGCATGccccactacaacaaaaacggtctatagcgacacttttaaatgtaggtacatgtcaaaaaagtgctgctagctaaaattaccgacacttttaaaaagtattgctatatgtgaggtcgctaggtatatagtgacagttaaagagtttcgctataacctaaaagagtattgctaatttaccaaatggactgggtgtggtgggttgagcagagtaatcttttatttttggttggattgggctttatatttagacattagtagatgtttttttaagttttagcataaatgggacacttactcaaaagtgtcccaaacatgtgtccttataacctaattctgttgtagtgcctgCTCTGGTGCCAATAGATCGATGATGCGTGTATAGATCGCACTagtttaattagttaaaaatatcctttttttcaGTCCCTgtgaaaaatatagaaaaatatttgtacatatttttgctcaaattttatttcctcTAATAAGCAGTCGAAAATAAAATCTTTGTTAATTATCGAACCACTTCAGTtgtatgataatatatatttgatttgatatctAATAAGAGTATTTGTTGAATAGTTTATCAAGTCACTTCAATTTGTTTacaatatttttgaatatttttcttCACAATAAATCTATTAACATTTTTACAGatattatttaactaacatttttttagaaaatccaGCCATATTTAACATTCCTTATTAATTTCCACCCCACTTATGAGAatgctttttaaaaataaaataattcaaagtTTCGCAGACAATGCGGATTCAATATTGTAGAGCTGTGATGGACGGTAGAGATGTAACGGTTTTCTAACTGGCATGGTGGGCCAGGTCCACCCATTAATTTCTCCATACAAATTTATGCTAACTTATTTATGCGGACTTAATTGTGTTGGTACGGAGACGGTACATTAATAATTAGTAGAAAAGAGGAGAATTAGTTGGAATAGTATTTTAGAATGTGGTTTAATAGTTTATCTTTATTactaggaaaaacttcaaaaacccccctgtggtttcgtagatTTTCGttttgctcccctgtggtttaaagtgtatcaatttgcccccctgtagtttcgtttttatcttttcggtagctttttcgttaatatttcgttaaattatatacaaaaaacttcagatatccatctagatttatcaaatattcactctagtactctttaattttaactttattactgattttaaaaaaaaaataatgaaattgataagaaaaagtgaaaaacaaaaccacatgggagcaaattgatacattttaaaccacaggggggcaaagtgaaaactacgaaaccacaggggggtttttgaagttttcccttacaatatattactatatagattttttttttttgggtaatgtTTTTTTGGGTGATGTTGATTTAGGTATACTCTCTTCTAATcgaaaagatttttattttttttcgtttttttggaTGCAATTTTTTTGTACTATCATCGTTTTGCCACTATGTGCAATTTGGATTGAAAACACTGTGAACCGAAATATATGATCTAGATAGTGGTTCGGAAGGGAGGTATGTGATTCTgttatttataactattcaattttttgttttagtcCTCATTCGTGTAAGTATTACTGTTGAATCCttaacttttgttatttttaatatttagccaactaaattatattgtagaaattaattgtaataatttataaaatttgaataagaaATTATAAGAGTCAATTGCTTATAAACATCTGAAAAGTTtcgactttcttatttaccctccTTTAGAAGGctaatgtaaaaaatatttttttaacgttccaaattcttttaaatatactccTAGAGTTAAAGACTGTTAGTAAACTATTACAAACAATCGTTATCTTCGTAAAATTGCTTTCAAATATGTCTTAATTATTTGTACTGCCACCTACtattcttatttgcccttaaattagagacaaaaaaaatattttgacttttggctctttcaaatatacactttccaccatcaccaactttttttatttgtcgttAAATTAGGGACAAAAAGGGGTATTTTGACTTCTTTTAAACTCTTGATAGAAATTAATTTAACCCGGCTTTAACCCGAGGTGACTTAACGGGTACTAATAGCggggttatttttgaataacaaaaaaaatatacgagaaatatattaaaaaaaataaaataaaataaaaaaacagtaaggatatataagatattttagaagttttgagagatatatagataattatcccAAACTATAAATAATGTGGAGAATGAAAATGTTAAGGAGCTTATACTTTGACAGGGACAAGTGTGTAAATTTAGCCTATTTATTAGTGAGTAGGCAACAGCCACATTTTATGCCTCTCACgtcccaccaccaccaccaccaccacctccgctACCACTGGCACTACTACCTCCCTCCTCCCTTCGGTCCTACTCTTCCTCCTCTTATAATTTGGATTCCCCAACAAAACAACTTTTACATCCGGCCCCATTTTCTATTCCATCCggtcccaccaccaccaccaccaccaccatcaccacTTTGCCCCCCATACATaataatacataataataatacataataataataatacataataCACAATACACAATACACTCCGGCCGGCCCTTCCTCCTCCCACCCAAATTCCCTCAATTTTTGCTACGATGGAGAGGAGAGAGCGCagtcgcagcagcagcagcagcagcagcagtagcagcagaaGCAATAGTAGTAGGAGTATAAGAAGAAGAGgttgaagaggaggaggaggaggagagatcgaggaggaggaggattgcGGAGGAGGTGAGCTCGGTCAGATCGATCAATCAGCTCGGTGGTGTGCAAGACGTacagtggcggcggcggaggagaaagaggaggaaagggaaaggGAGACGATGGAGATCGGGTGGCCGACGGACGTGCGGCACGTGGCGCACGTCACCTTCGACCGCTTCCACGGCTTCCTCGGCCTCCCCCGAGAGTTCGAGCCCGACGTCCCCCGCCGTGCCCCCAGCGCCAGGTATTATTATATAATCATACTAGATAATGAATAGGACTACTGCGCTATTAGAAATACAGTAAGTAGCTTTTATGCTCTTAACTTTCTAAGGATGAGagtgaaagaagagaaattagagaaaacactcatcaaaattgatgaataattaGAAAGATAAGAATACTCTACtcctaaataataataatactatagCAATAATAATACTCTCTCTACCGATCGTCCCCAACAAAAGTGGCAAAAAACTTGATTGTTAATACATGAGGTTACAAATTTGAAGTATAGTTGCTTCAtattaattttcatctaaatttatttttctaaagaataaatgaaacaaaaagcaggctatatttctctcaaaaactaaataataattgaTTAACGACGAAAAGAACTATGAACGGtaacaaatattttcaattaaaattactaaaataattcaatttcGAAAGGATAAAATGTATGGCGACCTCCTCAACTACTATAGGCCAATCTTGTATAGAATCCTCAAACTTCTATTTTTGTTGATTCACACTCCTCAGtctctattttgttttatttgttaagttaaaacttttatcaaatttaataatcatCTTAGTGTTAATTGGTCGAGTTTTATTTGtggataaaattatataaatttagtgaaattacTAATAAATTCGATAAAATCTCCAATTTTTTGGATTAAAATCACTTAATTAACTTTAAAGAAATTGAAAGAAAAGGAGTTTtcaatctaaaaaataaaagcttaggGGAGGCATATACATGAGGGGGTtccatatatatagttttaaaagaaaagatgtaTTTAATGTGCCGTATAGGGTAGAGATGCATTTAATATCTGTGGCGATTGTTTTTAACATAAGATCGATTATTAAGAGGTGGccctaattataaatattttttttcataaattataattttgaaaattataattttctaaacactaatttagcaaaaaaaaaaaaagaaaaagaaaaaaaattttctatgttAAAAATCGTTTGCTCATTATATTAGAAGAAGCTGTACTCACTCAAGTCAAAGATAGAACAGGAAGAGACCTGAAtgaaatttctaaatacttcttaccttatttttcttttgctctATTTACATAAATCATTTTGACTCACCTTGAAGTTggttttattctttctttttttttttttcttttttttttcttttttccgatGCAGTGCGAATGTTTTCGGCGTCTCGACGGAATCAATGCAGTGTTCCTACGACTCCAGAGGGAACAGCATTCCCACAATACTCTTGCTAATGCAAAGACGCCTCTACGACCAAGGCGGCCTTCGGGTACATAAACTTTTCACTCcgagggcttgtttggttcatctgtTTTAAACTATGAAATCATAATGAAATCGATCCATTGATTtcgataattattatttatttcacaaGAATTAGATTTCGATTTTCAATCCACCCTAGAATGAAAATAATTCAATCCATTTATATCCTCCGGCCTTTGAATTCCGGATTTGCCCATTTTTCGAAGCAAACCACTCAAATAAATCACTCTCTCACAAACACTTCTTTCCGTCCTCCCTCGATCGCTCTTCTGTTTCTTAACCACAAAATACTCTCTCAAAATCCTAAATGTTCATTCTGATTTCCATTTCAATAATGAAATAAAACATTTTTAGACGACTCGCCGTTCCATTTCTCTCAATCCAATGCCGAAAAACTCAGTTCCAATTTCCATTCCTATTTTCAATcacgaaccaaacacgcccttattTTCGGAATTTATTACTAAATGTTCTTGCGAGTTCATCCATTCATCTTAATGTGGGTATGCCTTAACAGGAAGAGGGTATTTTCAGAATCACTGCAGAGAACAGCCAGGAGGAGTATGTGAGAGAACAGCTGAATAGCGGCGTCGTTCCTGATGGTATTGATGTTCATTGTCTGGCAGGCCTAATCAAGGTAAACCTCAAACACGCCTATTTAACAACTCACCCCTAAttaaaacaattcaaaatttaggtttgagcttgaattcaaattttatatttgaatttcatATGAATATTAGTTTGCAGTAATCTGATTCACGAGAGTCGGATTACTGGTTATATTGAAATAGCCAGATATACTGCATAGCGCGAATCAAACAGATCCAAGAgtttgaacatatatatattatctgtAAATGCAAATATGGGGGAAGATGCATGCTTTTTTGAGGCTTTGTGATTTGTAAAGTGAGTCTCTACATTCAACTTGATTCAAGTAGGGGAAGATGCTTGGAGTCACTAGGGTATCTCCTAATAGAAAGTTCTTATTACACAGAACCGGATACGATACGGTACAAATACAACAATACGGCAAATTTAGAAAATCTTAGGGTATGATACGGgaggatatttttaatatgaTAATAGACTTCAAAAGAAGTTTAGAATCTTTGGATGATTAGTTAATGTAAAGTAATAAACTAACTAATTTGTGTAAAGATATAAGCACAATTAAAATTCTTAGTGTATCCGTCCCGTCCTATATCAATCAAGTATccaataattttctaaattttcaaaattgacagATACTTCTACAAAGTATCTGACACGTATCGGACGCGGGTCGCACGAGTATAGGCATCTCACATGTAATTGAAATGCTACGACAAGCGAAATGAAGTATCATAGCTTGTAAGGCACAGCATGATGATCCCCTAGCTAACTCCTTCGATATATAACACGATTAAATCACCAAAGTTCTACAAACTGACCAATCTCATCCTATTTCATtaaattgatcaccatcttaTGCATAAAACATAGTCCAAGGATGATAAAATAGTAGGCTAATATACTGTGGTGGGTAGTTTCCATTACGCTCGTATAATCGGAGGATTTGTTTTCCAGGCTTGGTTTAGAGAGCTTCCTACCGGAGTGCTCGACTCTCTCCCGCCGGAGCAAGTAGTGCAATGCCAATCAGAAGAAGATTCTGCGCAGCTCGCCAGGCTTCTGCCGCCGACGAAAGCCGCTTTACTCGACTGGGCAGTAAACTTGATGGCTGATGTGGTTCAGGAAGAACAAACTAACAAGATGAATGCGCACAATGTTGCGATGGTCTTCGCTCCCAACATGACCAAGGTGAAAACCTAAGACCCATAAATGTATGCGCACTAAAATCCTTCAAACAGCATCCCGTGTAAACTAAAAGTAAAAGTTTCAGATTAGAGTTTCTGTTTCTATTTTTGACAGCTAAAGTCGCTAATTTTAGCTTCCCACTACAATCAGAAGTTCCATACTTTTCATTTCGTAGAAGTTTGAGTAGATGGGTGGATACCTTTTGTCATTTTGCTGGAATGAgattatggttttttttttttttttttttttttttttttNNNNNNNNNNNNNNNNNNNNNNttttttttttttttttttttttttttgcagttggCAGATCCTTTCACAGCATTGATGTATGCTGTGCAAGTGATGAATTTTCTAAAGCTGCTCATACTGAGGGCTCTTAGAGGGAGAAAGGAATCGAACTCAGAACCATCTATTCCCGAAACAAAACCTTGGGACGAAACCGGCCATCGAAATCCTCAGCTTCTTCCTGAATCCTGCGACAAAACTTTAAGCCCTTTCAAAGAAAAACCCACCACTGATGAGCCGGCCGATACTTCTCGGTCGTTTCGCGACGGCATCACCCTCGACGGCGGTTCGACCAGCGCTGTCGATGGCTTGAATCTGAATTCGAAGTctaatgagggagagagaatgaAAGTTGACGGGGAAAGTGCGGTTAGAGCCGAGATGCAAAATGGTGATGAGGAGCTGAAGGCCGGGATAAACAGAGTAAGTTGAATTAGTTTCTGGGTTGTGTGCATTTTAATGGCTAACTTTTAATTGTTGATAGGATTGAGACGAGTGATTGCGCATTTgctttagaaatttttattagtaTGTTTCTTGTTGGGTTTGGTTTTTTGTGGTTTGCAGCATCTTGGGGACTAACTGCTTCTTTGtgcttgcatttttttttttcttttttttaacttaacgTTTGGTATTATTTTCAATTGAACCTTGatgtttggttttattttcaATTGATGGAGTTGTTCAGGTTTGTGAGTAAACAGGCACAATATCTATTCATTTTTAGATGAGCTCAGATATTAAATTTTCGTCTAATCTTAAGTTTGAATAGGATAAGTTTACAAATTGTTGCAAGGCTAGAGGATTTgatcattaaatattttttttctaatttgagtattattcattttttactATCTTAATTGCAATGCAATGTTATCAAAACAAATCAATTTAAAAGTAATGCAAGAGTTTAATACTAAGTCTCGCAATATGCACCAATTTGGTGGTCTATGCATGAGAAGCAGAGAACTCAATTActtctttaaattaaattatcaacaaaaaataaataaataaaataaaagaaatcgaTCAATCTGATGCAGCAAAGCACAAATAGTTTCGCTGTTGAATCTTATTTCCATCTACACCTTGCGGTCTCAAATTTCACTTTCTTGAAGAGTCGAAGCAATTATTAAATCAGAACCCCATAAAAACTTACATCTATATATTCTCCCCTTTTTTAAGGGTTACATGTGATGCCGCAGACGATAATGATAATGAAATATGCATGCAAATACATCACAAGTAATATAAGAGAATTATTTACATATCATATGGCGCATCATATAAATTTAGCAGATATAAACATGCATCATATGTACTCCACTACGTTTCTCCTCCTTCCTTACCAAcactttatatatctatttctCCCACAAAAGCATGTATTTCTTCTCCTTTCGTTAGTATAAtcaatcatcatatatatatatatatatataattatgctactatactatcaatagtaccaagcccttagtactattgagttttcgaccgttgaatgaaaagatgtgcggttaggatgagagtGGTCCCCAGTAAAAttgatagtagtcccctagggttgagtgggtggttaatttaatagtataatctaacgggtggaaatgatcaaagggtagatctaacggtagaaagaCTCAATAGTATAAGAGATgggtattatcgatagtatagtgccggactctata contains the following coding sequences:
- the LOC109725437 gene encoding rho GTPase-activating protein 1-like, which codes for MEIGWPTDVRHVAHVTFDRFHGFLGLPREFEPDVPRRAPSASANVFGVSTESMQCSYDSRGNSIPTILLLMQRRLYDQGGLREEGIFRITAENSQEEYVREQLNSGVVPDGIDVHCLAGLIKAWFRELPTGVLDSLPPEQVVQCQSEEDSAQLARLLPPTKAALLDWAVNLMADVVQEEQTNKMNAHNVAMVFAPNMTKLADPFTALMYAVQVMNFLKLLILRALRGRKESNSEPSIPETKPWDETGHRNPQLLPESCDKTLSPFKEKPTTDEPADTSRSFRDGITLDGGSTSAVDGLNLNSKSNEGERMKVDGESAVRAEMQNGDEELKAGINRVS